One genomic window of Scylla paramamosain isolate STU-SP2022 chromosome 48, ASM3559412v1, whole genome shotgun sequence includes the following:
- the LOC135095230 gene encoding craniofacial development protein 2-like yields MSPLMAERMDSMDCRNERVMGITLTIEQTKISIIQTYAPQQGRSLREKEQFYETLQEMTETIRHHENVIVMGDMNGHVGQNRDGVEHVIGEFSIGERNQEGERIIDYCVMNNMSIMNTYYKHQESHKWTWYRWNAAQQGYTERSMIDLFLTNKKNIFKDVRTIPSVSLDSDHRLVVAKLKIVKPKEKVKKKQKRFKLENLKDEEKKQALRQLAGGRWDDLGSDGCRELKKLLNEEEEI; encoded by the exons ATGTCACCACTGATGGCAGAAAGGATGGACAGTATGGACtgcagaaatgagagagtgatGGGTATAACGTTAACTATAGAACAGACAAAAATTAGCATTATCCAAACATATGCTCCACAACAGGGCAGAAgtctgagggagaaagagcagtTTTATGAAACTCTACAGGAAATGACAGAAACaataagacatcacgagaatgtcattgtcatgggagacatgaatggacatgtcggacagaatagagatggagTAGAGCACGTCATCGGAGAGTTTAGCATTGGCGAAAGGaaccaggagggagaaagaataatagattATTGTGTGATGAATAACATGTCCATTATGAATACTTATTATAAACATCAGGAGAGCCATAAATGGACATGGTATCGGTGGAATGCAGCACAACAAGGATATACTGAGAGGTCAATGATTGACCTGTTTCtcaccaacaagaaaaacatatttaaagATGTTAGGACCATACCATCTGTGTCCTTAGACTCTGACCACAGGTTGGTGGTGGCTAAATTGAAAATTgtaaaaccaaaggaaaaagtcaagaaaaagcaaaagagattcaaactggaaaacctcaaggacgaagagaagaagcaagcacTGCGGCAACtg gcaggaggccggtgggacgacctaggaagcgatggatgcagggaaTTGAAGAAGCtgctgaacgaagaggaagaaatctaa